The following are encoded in a window of Kaistia algarum genomic DNA:
- a CDS encoding MaoC family dehydratase, with product MIVEQYFEDYAIGFSRRTMGRTITEADIVIHAGQTGDFFPHHMDAEWCATQDFKQRVAHGTLILSIGVGMTATTINPHAMSYGYDKVRFVRPVFIGDTITVEAMITEKRDHPKRSSHGIVVEQVTVTKQTGETALVCEHIYLVARRADTISA from the coding sequence ATGATCGTCGAGCAATATTTCGAAGACTACGCCATCGGCTTCAGCCGCCGGACGATGGGGCGGACGATCACCGAGGCCGACATCGTCATCCATGCCGGTCAGACGGGCGATTTCTTCCCGCACCACATGGACGCCGAATGGTGCGCGACCCAGGACTTCAAGCAGCGTGTCGCCCATGGCACGTTGATCCTATCGATCGGCGTCGGCATGACGGCAACGACGATCAACCCGCACGCCATGTCCTATGGCTATGACAAGGTCCGCTTCGTCAGGCCCGTATTCATCGGCGACACGATCACGGTCGAGGCAATGATCACCGAAAAGCGGGACCACCCCAAGCGTTCCAGCCATGGGATCGTCGTCGAGCAGGTCACCGTGACAAAGCAAACCGGCGAGACCGCGCTCGTCTGCGAGCATATCTATCTCGTGGCGCGGCGGGCGGACACAATCTCCGCTTAA
- a CDS encoding PRC-barrel domain-containing protein produces the protein MEAIHQPVNSLIGADKVDGTAVYDPSGERLGTIHDIMIDKVSGRVAYAVLSFGGFLGLGEKYHPLPWNALKYDTSLGGYVTGLSKEQLEGAPAYDEGDDPAWGDRAYEKSVHDYYGVPPYWMV, from the coding sequence ATGGAAGCCATCCACCAGCCCGTCAATTCGCTGATTGGCGCCGACAAGGTCGACGGTACGGCCGTCTACGATCCGAGCGGCGAGCGGCTCGGCACCATTCACGATATCATGATCGACAAGGTTTCCGGCCGGGTCGCCTATGCCGTGCTGTCATTCGGCGGCTTTCTCGGCCTCGGCGAGAAGTACCATCCGCTGCCGTGGAACGCGCTGAAATACGACACTTCGCTTGGCGGCTATGTCACCGGCCTTTCGAAGGAGCAGCTCGAAGGCGCGCCTGCCTATGACGAGGGCGATGATCCCGCCTGGGGGGACCGCGCCTATGAAAAGAGCGTTCACGACTATTACGGCGTGCCACCCTATTGGATGGTTTGA
- a CDS encoding SDR family oxidoreductase, with protein MGGKLEGKVALVTAAAQGIGRAIAESAAAEGATVWATDVNAEKLAELEGAPGITTRLLNVLKGADVDALVAEIGTVDVLFNAAGIVHAGTIEQATEADLDFAYDLNVKSMWRTIKAVLPGMLAQADGSIVNICSVAGSIKGVPNRFAYGVTKAATVGLTKSVAADFVARGIRCNGICPGTVESPSLQDRLRAQGDYEAARAAFIARQPIGRIGTPQEIADLAIYLATATYTTGQMHIIDGGWVN; from the coding sequence ATGGGCGGGAAGCTCGAAGGCAAGGTCGCGCTGGTCACGGCGGCGGCACAGGGTATCGGCCGGGCGATCGCGGAGAGCGCGGCGGCCGAGGGTGCCACCGTATGGGCGACCGACGTCAATGCGGAGAAGCTGGCGGAGCTGGAAGGCGCCCCCGGCATCACGACCCGCCTGCTGAATGTGCTGAAGGGCGCCGATGTCGACGCTCTCGTCGCCGAGATCGGCACGGTTGACGTGCTGTTCAACGCGGCGGGCATTGTCCATGCCGGCACGATCGAGCAGGCAACGGAAGCCGATCTCGACTTCGCCTATGACCTCAACGTCAAGTCCATGTGGCGCACGATCAAGGCGGTGCTGCCGGGCATGCTGGCGCAGGCCGACGGCTCAATCGTCAACATCTGTTCCGTCGCCGGATCGATCAAGGGCGTGCCGAACCGCTTTGCCTATGGCGTCACCAAGGCAGCGACGGTCGGCCTGACCAAGTCAGTGGCGGCGGATTTCGTCGCCAGGGGCATTCGCTGCAACGGTATCTGCCCCGGCACGGTCGAGAGCCCTTCGCTGCAGGATCGCCTGCGCGCCCAGGGCGACTACGAAGCGGCCCGCGCCGCTTTCATCGCCCGCCAGCCGATCGGCCGCATCGGCACCCCGCAGGAGATCGCCGACCTCGCCATCTATCTGGCGACTGCGACCTACACCACCGGCCAGATGCACATCATCGACGGCGGCTGGGTGAACTGA